CGTCATCCTCGTAGTCCAGCAGCTCGTTGTCCACGTCGTTCTCCGCCATGCTGGCCACGGCAGCCTCgcagggcagctcctccctgggggatggcagggggGCTAGTGACATCGGCCTGGGGGCTACTGACTGCTCCTGGGCTACTGACATCGGCCTGGGGGCTACTGACATCACCCTGGGCTAGTGACATCACCCAAGGGCTACTgactgctcctggggctgggggcagcctcccagggcagctcctccctgggggATGGCACGGGGGCTAGTGACATCGGCCTGGGGGCTACTGACATCAATCATGGGCTACTGACTGCTCCTGGGCTAGTGACATCACCTCTGGGCTAGTGACATTGGCCTGGGGCTACTGACATCGGCCTGGGCTAGTGACATCACCCATGGGCTACTGACTGCTCCTGGGCTAGTGACATGACCCATGGGCTAGTGACATCGGCCTGGGGGCTACTGACATCACCCCTGGGCTACTGACTGCTCCTGGGCTAGTGACATCGGGCTGGGGGCTACTGACATCACCCCTGGGCTAGTGACTGCTCCTGGGCTAGTGACTGCTCCTGGGCTAGTGACATTGGCCTGGGGGCTACTgactgctcctggggctgggggcagcctcccagggcagctcctccctgggggACGGCAGGGGGGCTACTGACATCGGCCTGGGGGCTACTGACATCACCCAGGGGGCTACTGACTGCTCCTGGGCTACTGACTGCTCCTGAGCagcctcccagggcagctcctccctgagggACGGCAGAGGGGCTAGTGACATCACCCTGGGGCTACTGACTGCTCCTGGGCTACCAACATCACCCATGGGCTACTGACTGCTCCTGAGCagcctcccagggcagctcctctcTGGGGGATGGCAGTGGGGCTAGTGACATCGCCCTGGGGGCTACTGACATCAATCCTGGGCTACTGACCATAAAGAGGACTGCTGGTCACCACTGGGGCTACTGACATGGGCCTTGGGGCCACCAACATCACCCCTGGGCTACTGACATCACTCCTGGGCTACTGAccgctcctggggctgggggcaccctTGGGGCTACCAACATCACTCCTGGGGCTACCAACATCACCCCTGGGCTACTGAccgctcctggggctgggggcaccctTGGGGCTACCAACATCACCCCTGGGCTACCAACATCACCCCTGGGCTACCAACATCACCCCTGGGCTACCAACATCACCCCTGGGCTACCAACATCACTCCTGGGCTACTGAccgctcctggggctgggggcaccctTGGGGCTACCAACATCACCCCTGGGGCTACCAACATCACCCCTGGGGCTACCAACATCACTCCTGGGCTACCAACATCGCCCCTGGGCTACTGACATCACTCCTGGGCTACTgactgctcctggggctgggggcaccctTGGGGCTACCAACATCACCCCTGGGCTACCAACATCGCCCCTGGGGCTACCAACATCGCCCCTGGGGCTACCAACATCACCCCCGGGCTACTGACCGCTCCTGAGCagcctcccagggcagctcctccctgggggGACAGCACGGCTACTGACACGGCTCCTGGGGCTACCGACATCGCCCCCGGGGCTACCGACCACTGTTGGGGCTGCTGGCCACCCCTGGGGGGCTACCGACATCGCCCCCGGGGCTACCGACCGCCCACGGGACAGCCAGCCACGCGTGGGACCACTGACATCACCCCCGGGACCACCGACCCCGACCCCAGCCGGACCCGGGCGCGCGAGGGGGCCCCAggacccccaacccccccccggAGAGCGGGGCCAGGGCCAGCACCGGGCGGCCACCGGTGGCCCAGGACCCGCAGCCCCCCCGaaatgggtctggggggggtcagCACCGAGCGGCGCCCGGAgcccccccgcccccctccCCGTGAGGGTTCCCCggggttcccccccccccccgcgccgttcccgccccctccccccggccgccccccggcgccgccatcttggagCGCACAacggcggcggccccggcgcggcccccgggcggcggcggcggccccggagCGCTGAGGGGAGCGCGGGGGGCTCGGGGCGGGCGGGAGGGCGCGGGGGCAGCGGGCGatgggcggcgggggcggcgaTGGCGGCGGATGCGGCTCCGGCCGGGCCCGACTCACCCCGAACGCTGCGACCGCCGCGACCGAGAGGGCGGGGCTGAGCGTCACTTCCGGTTCGACCCCGCGCGCGCACAGAGGGCCTCGCCCCCCGCCCGGATCGGGGCTGCCCGCGGCGATCGCCTgagcgcccggcccggccccgccgccgctcccgcagccccccgccggggctcccgccgccgccccggggcTCCCGCCGCCACCCCGAGGCTCCCGGCGCCTCCCGCACCGCCCTCACCGCCTTCCGCACCGCCGGCCTTACCCCGCACCGGCCCCACCGCCCGCGCCCCTCCGCTCAGGCAGTGCGACGGGCAGCCCCACTGCAGGGTCCTCAAGGGGGCCGCCCGCCAAGCGAAAGCCCCCGTAGAAGCCCCGCCCCCCGCGTCGCTATGGCGACGGTTCCCGCCACTGCCCGACCACGCCCCCGAGGGATGACGCAGCGCGGCTCTGAACCAATCGCTTTATTGCGCGCCCGAGGGAAGGGGTCAGAGGTCGCCCGACAGGCTGATGGTGGCCAATGAGACGGTCTCGGTGGAGAGGCTCCGCCCCTTCTCGTAGATGAGGTACACCAAAGGGGCGGGGTCTTCTTCttcggggggcggggccgccaaCACCGAGTACCCGCTGGGCCCGTCCCACACGCGCAGGCCCCGCCCCCACCACGTGGTGCCGTTGTCGAAGCTCCAGCGCAGCGTCAGGTTCACGCCTGGGGGCGGGGCCGGTCGGGGACACGCCCACACAGCCACCACGCCTCCTCCATAAAAAGCCCCGCCCCCTGCCACTTCCTTCTCCCCCCAAAGGGGGACCTGGGGACCCCCCAGAGCCGGGACAGCCCCTGACCCCAACGTCCCCCCAAATCTGATCCCGTGTGTCTGTCTGTATCCTTCATGTCCCCttcctggtgtccccaatgtcccaaatCCTCCAATGTCctctcaatgtccccaatgtcctcagtgtccccaatccccccaatattctaatgtccccaatgtccccaatgtccaatcaatgtccccaatccccccaatgtccccaatccccccagtgcccccaatgtcccctaatccccccagtgtccccaatccccccagtgcccccaatccccccagagcccccaatccccccaatatccccaatcctcccagtgcccccaatgtccccaatcgccccaatgtccccaaccccccaatatccccactgtccccaacccccaatgtccccaatccccccaatccccccaatgtccccaatccccccagtgtccccaaagtccccaatccccccaatcccccccaatgtccccctgcCCTCACGCTCTGTCTCGTGGGCCGGGTTGCTGAAGAGCACCAGCCCGTGCTGGGGCAGCGCCAGggccccgtgtccccagtgtccccactgtccccatgtccccactgtccccaatccccccagtgtccccaatgtccccctgcCCTCACGCTCCGTCTCGTGGGCCGGGTTGCTGAAGAGCACCAGCCCGTGCTGGGGCAGCGCCAGGaccccgtgtccccagtgtccccagtgtccccaatgtccccagtgtcccccatgtccctaatccccccagagcccccaatccccccagtgcccccagtgtccccagtgtccccctgccctCACGCTCTGTCTCGTGGGCCGGGTTGCTGAAGACCACCAGCCCGTGCTGGGGCAGCGCCAGGGCgccgtgtccccagtgtccccagtgtccccaatgtccccaatcccccccgcgtccccaatgtccccaatccccccagtgtccccctgccctCACGCTCTGTCTCGTGGGCCGGGTTGCTGAAGAGCACCAGCCCGTGCTGCGGCAGCGCCAGGGCCCcgtgtccccaatccccccagtgctcccaatccccccagtgtcccccatgtccccaatccccccaatgtccccagtgtccccctgccctCACGCTCTGTCTCGTGGGCCGGGTTGCTGAAGAGCACCAGCCCGTGCTGGGGCAGCGCCAGGACCccgtgtccccaatgtcccccatgtccccaatgtccccactgtccccaatcccccccgtgtccccaatccccccagtgtccccagtgtccccctgccctCACGCTCCGTCTCGTGGGCCGGGTTGCTGAAGAGCACCAGCCCGTGCTGGGGCAGCGCCAGGaccccgtgtccccagtgtcccccgtgtccccaatgtccccaatccccccagtgtccccacctccaatgtccccaatccccccagtatcctcccaatccccccagtgcccccaatccccccaatccccccagtgtccccagtgtccccctgccctCACGCTCCGTCTCGTGGGCCGGGTTGCTGAAGAGCACCAGCCCGTGCTGGGGCAGCGCCAGGGCGCCGGCGGCCACGGCGGGGTCGGGCAGCTGCGGCTCCAGGGTGACGCTGGCGGGGGACAGGGACTCGCCGCCGTCCCAGCTGCGGGCGCGCATGCGGCAGCGGCAGCGGTACGAGCCCTGGTTGCGGATGCTCACGGCGATGGAGCCGTCGGGCAGCTcgaagggctggggaggggtgggaCGGGGGGtaagggacacagccaggacccCCGCCCACCACCGGGGCAggaatggggagggggcggctctggggaacccaaaatcccccgggcctgagcccaccctgctcctggggagccccaaaattccccagccccaaaatcccccagccccaaaatcccctggggacccccaaacctccccggggagccccaaaatcccctgggccccaaaatcccccagccccaaaatccccagggCCTGAGCCCCACCCTGCTCCcggggagccccaaaatccccccagccccaaaatcccctggctctgagcccacCCTGCTCCCGGggagcccccaaaatcccccagccccaaaatcccctggctctgagcccaccctgctcccggggagccccaaaatcccccagccccaaaatcccctgggcCTGaacccaccctgctcctggggagccccaaaatcccccagccccaaaatcccctgggcctgagcccaccctgctgctggggagccccaaaatcccccagccccaaaatcccctgggcCTGAACCTATCCTGGTcctggggagccccaaaatcccccagccccaaaatcccctgggcCTGaacccaccctgctgctggggagccccaaaatcccccagccccaaaatcccctgggcctgagcccaccctgctcctggggagccccaaaatcccccagccccaaaccccccctgaggacccccaaacccctgctggggagcccccccagcccccagccccacctggcaCTCGTCGGGGGGTGAAGTCGTGGGGGGCGCCGGGGGGCCCCGAAGGGGGATGGCGGGCAGGACCCCCCCCcggtgccagctgtgccccccgTCATCGCTGAGCAGCAGCGAGACCCCGTCCGCTCCAGGGTGCCGTGCCCACAGAACACCAGCCGGCCCGGGAACGGGGCAGCTGCTTCTGGGGGGGCAAAAACGGGGTTAgagacccccagagacccccccccaaacacccagagacccccagagacccccagggaccccatcCCGCTCCAGGGTGCCGTGCCCACAGAACACCAGCCGGCCTGGGAACGGGGGCAGCTGCTTCTGGGGGGGGCAAATATGGGGTTAgagacccccagagaccccccctaaacacccagagacccccagggcatccctgagacccccagggacccccgtCCCCGCTCCAGGGTGCCGTGCCCACAGAACACCAGCCGGCCCGGGAACGGGGGCAGCTGCTtctggggggggggaaaggggggttagagacccccagagaccccccccaaacacccagagacccccagggcatccctgagacccccagggaccccgTCCCGCTCCAGGGTGCCGTGCCCACAGAACAACAGCCGGCCCGGGAACggggcagctgcttctgcaggggGGAAATATGGGGTTAgagacccccagagaccccccccaaacacccagagacccccagagaccccccccaaaacacccagagacccccagagacccccccctaaacacccagagacccccagagaccccccctaAACACCCAGAGACCGCCAGAGACCCCCCCCTAaacacccagagacccccagagaccccccctaaacacccagagacccccagagaCTCCAGAGACTCCCAGGGCACCCTCAGAGACCCCCCCAGAACCACCCTGAGCTCTCCAGACCCCCCCCAGATCcctccagagcccccccagacccccccccagcccccagcccctcacctggaTGCCCGAGCCGGGCCCGGGGGCGAACACCTCCCCCCCCACGACGTCGGAGAGGTtctgggggggtccccaggagCGCCCCCCGTCCGGGGAGCGCAgcaggagggtgctgggggggccGCAGGCCTGGGGGGGGTGGGCGCAGCGGGcgaagagcagcagcacctcccccCCCCCGGCCACCGCCAGCGCCCCCAGACTCAGCCCATCCCCCCCCCAGCCGTCATCGGCCACCACCTGCGTGGGACCCCAGGTGGCACCTgcggggggagggggcacaCGTGGGGGGGGGGACACTCGGGACCGCCCCAAGAGctccccagagacccccagagatccccagaaccccccagggaccccccagagATCCCTGGAACCCCCCAGGGAcaaccccag
The window above is part of the Haemorhous mexicanus isolate bHaeMex1 unplaced genomic scaffold, bHaeMex1.pri scaffold_268_ctg1, whole genome shotgun sequence genome. Proteins encoded here:
- the NEU1 gene encoding sialidase-1 translates to MGAGRAPPPPLFLFLLLLVLAAGAAARWVATPETVRPRLLREQVLWVSGGGAGGGPPFSRGGSPVPPGPGGGPHLPGAAAGRPPGGALLACAEGRKRSAADVGAKIIACRRSPDRGATWGPTQVVADDGWGGDGLSLGALAVAGGGEVLLLFARCAHPPQACGPPSTLLLRSPDGGRSWGPPQNLSDVVGGEVFAPGPGSGIQKQLPPFPGRLVFCGHGTLESSCPVPGPAGVLWARHPGADGVSLLLSDDGGHSWHRGGVLPAIPLRGPPAPPTTSPPDECQPFELPDGSIAVSIRNQGSYRCRCRMRARSWDGGESLSPASVTLEPQLPDPAVAAGALALPQHGLVLFSNPAHETERVNLTLRWSFDNGTTWWGRGLRVWDGPSGYSVLAAPPPEEEDPAPLVYLIYEKGRSLSTETVSLATISLSGDL